A single region of the Zygotorulaspora mrakii chromosome 4, complete sequence genome encodes:
- the AQR1 gene encoding Aqr1p (similar to Saccharomyces cerevisiae AQR1 (YNL065W) and QDR1 (YIL120W); ancestral locus Anc_2.242) has translation MVHDVQLSQDSDSIASEGPYQENSQVPHCMASMSTEDVNSKSFGGKENIGSLSRTTTREIADTAEHSEASTLQDFGEEKTEEPPYTLLSYAQKWGMVALLTMCTFWSSLGSPIYYPALKQLERKFNVDEDMVNVTVVVYLLFQGIAPTVSGGVADIYGRRPVIIGGMIIYVGVSAALACCNSFGVIIFLRCVQSACISPTIAISSGVVGDFTLKHERGTFVGATSGFALLGQAFGSLIGAALAAAWDWRAIFWFLVIGCGTSLAIVFCLLPETKRTIVGNLSIQPKNVVNRTPIFLLKRVQKRFRYDRPDISTLDKNVPKLDLISPLKIISKPEIILSLFPAGLQFAMWTLMLAAISSQLTSSPYNYKLTIVGVCYLPGGIGGLFGSLITGRIIDICYKYYLKKFEERKKQGLIAEEAEFNIFRARVMAGLPQNFIAVVSFLLFGWSVDKGWHISAVLITSCVSSFCTMSTLSTSSTLLVDLYPNRSSTATSCFNFIRCILSAIFMGCFAKMKTSMTVGGTFSFLCALVFVGNFLLYFPMRSGMKWRRQRALKSELKLMTK, from the coding sequence ATGGTTCATGATGTACAATTGTCGCAAGACAGTGATAGTATTGCAAGCGAGGGTCCATACCAGGAAAACAGCCAGGTACCGCATTGCATGGCGAGCATGTCTACAGAGGACGTGAATTCCAAGTCGTTTGGTGGGAAGGAGAATATTGGGTCGTTGTCAAGAACAACGACAAGAGAAATCGCAGACACAGCCGAACACTCAGAGGCATCTACTTTACAAGACTTTGGTGAGGAAAAAACAGAGGAACCGCCTTATACTCTTCTCAGTTACGCACAAAAATGGGGAATGGTCGCTTTATTGACCATGTGTACCTTTTGGTCGTCATTGGGTTCACCAATTTATTATCCAGCTTTGAAGCAGTTAGAGAGAAAGTTCAATGTGGACGAGGATATGGTTAATGTAACAGTAGTGGTCTACTTGCTATTCCAAGGTATCGCACCCACAGTGAGCGGCGGTGTAGCAGACATTTATGGTCGGAGACCAGTGATCATTGGAGGTATGATCATCTACGTTGGTGTTTCAGCAGCATTGGCATGTTGCAACTCTTTCGGTGTTATAATTTTCTTGAGATGTGTACAAAGTGCGTGCATCTCTCCTACTATAGCTATATCATCCGGTGTGGTTGGTGACTTTACGTTGAAACACGAAAGAGGCACATTTGTTGGCGCGACGTCAGGGTTTGCTTTATTGGGACAGGCGTTTGGTTCTTTAATTGGTGCAGCATTAGCCGCAGCTTGGGATTGGAGAGCAATCTTCTGGTTCTTAGTCATTGGTTGCGGTACAAGTTTAGCCATCGTCTTTTGTCTGTTACCTGAAACAAAGAGAACAATTGTAGGcaatttatcaattcaGCCAAAGAATGTTGTCAATCGAACCCCAATATTTTTGTTAAAGAGAGTCCAGAAAAGATTTAGATACGATCGTCCcgatatttcaacattagATAAAAATGTGCCAAAACTGGATCTAATTTCTCCACTTAAGATCATTTCAAAACCTGAAATCATATTGTCGCTGTTTCCAGCGGGGTTGCAGTTTGCTATGTGGACTTTAATGCTTGCAGCAATCTCTTCTCAATTGACTTCTTCTCCATATAATTACAAATTAACAATTGTAGGTGTTTGTTATCTACCGGGTGGTATTGGAGGTTTATTTGGATCACTAATCACCGGGAGAATCATTGATATATGCTACAAATATtatctaaaaaaatttgaggaGAGGAAAAAACAAGGTTTAATTGCTGAAGAAGCCGaatttaatattttcagAGCTCGTGTAATGGCAGGTTTACCACAAAACTTTATTGCAGTTGTTTCGTTCTTATTATTTGGTTGGAGTGTCGACAAAGGCTGGCATATTTCTGCCGTATTAATAACGTCATGTGTGAGCTCGTTCTGTACAATGTCTACTTTATCAACGTCATCCACATTATTAGTCGATTTATATCCTAACAGGTCATCTACAGCAACAAGTTGCTTTAATTTCATTAGATGCATTTTAAGCGCGATTTTCATGGGTTGTTTCGCTAAAAtgaaaacttcaatgaCAGTAGGTGGCACTTTTAGTTTCCTATGTGCATTAGTGTTTGTTGgaaatttcttattatattttccaaTGCGTTCCGGAATGAAGTGGAGACGTCAAAGAGCTTTAAAGTCTGAACTTAAATTGATGACAAAATAA
- the QDR2 gene encoding cation transporter (similar to Saccharomyces cerevisiae QDR2 (YIL121W); ancestral locus Anc_2.241), producing MKTFDNDSSTSANQKSSRELPSYTGNSERERYRSVPVCDTYVDNEHEQEHGSECDFDNDQDDAVGSESLNSLEEETILTRTRSEKQEPHFSSPPYSRFGRRAKLALVIQCAFTGFFSTIAGAIYYPVLTVIEQEFNISEEAVNVTVVVYFIFQGVSPTIMGGFADSLGRRPVVLFSVMVYFVACVGLACSKTYGQIVGLRCLQAAGIAPVIAINSGIMGDVTTRMERGGYVGYVSGFQVVGSAFGALIGAGLSSRWSWRAIFWFLAIGSGICLIVSFIILPETKRTVTGNGSIPPKQIVNKAPILGLPMVRKSLHLDNPDYDTLLPPTKINILASLSVFMIPEISAVLLCAGLQFAMWTTHQTALSIVLSKNYHLSVAKIGLCFLPAGICTLISVVTSGRYLNWSYERNIVKHREWIKTEEAKFMTEHKIDIQEARKLMEGDFRYTFNIFKARLQPALVTILISCCGFISFGWCIYAHAPIAALLCLSGFSSLFSNCILTMSVTLIVDLFPSKSSTATGCLNLFRCILSAVFVVALSRMAASMTYGGVFTLMGGLTGASSFVLLTIITHGKKLTYKRRQQENLIIEKNAERAAAATN from the coding sequence atgaaaacttttgataatgACAGTTCAACTTCAGCCAATCAGAAATCAAGTAGAGAGCTACCTAGCTATACTGGCAACTCAGAAAGGGAGCGGTATCGATCCGTCCCGGTGTGTGACACCTACGTTGACAATGAACATGAACAAGAACATGGTTCTGAGTGCGACTTTGACAACGATCAGGATGACGCGGTTGGATCTGAGTCGCTGAACTCcctggaagaagaaactaTTCTCACAAGAACGAGGTCAGAGAAGCAAGAGccacatttttcttcaccacCATATTCTAGATTTGGGAGAAGGGCAAAACTGGCGCTAGTCATCCAATGTGCCTTTACCGGGTTTTTCTCTACTATAGCAGGTGCAATTTATTATCCTGTGCTTACTGTCATTGAACAAGAGTTCAATATCAGTGAAGAAGCGGTTAATGTAACCGTGGTTGTttattttatatttcaagGTGTTTCACCTACGATTATGGGTGGGTTTGCGGATTCCTTAGGAAGACGACCAgttgttttgttttctgtTATGGTTTACTTTGTAGCCTGTGTTGGTTTAGCATGTTCGAAAACGTATGGTCAAATCGTTGGGTTGAGATGTCTTCAAGCTGCAGGTATCGCACCAGTAATTGCCATTAATAGTGGGATTATGGGTGACGTGACCACTAGGATGGAGAGGGGTGGCTATGTGGGCTATGTGTCTGGATTTCAGGTTGTTGGAAGTGCATTTGGTGCACTAATTGGTGCAGGTTTATCATCGCGATGGAGTTGGAGAGCcattttttggtttctGGCTATTGGATCTGGCATTTGTCTGATAGTATCATTTATAATACTACcggaaacaaaaagaactGTAACGGGCAATGGGTCCATTCCTCCTAAACAGATTGTCAACAAAGCTCCAATATTAGGTTTACCGATGGTTAGAAAATCTCTTCATTTAGATAATCCGGATTATGATACTTTATTACCACCaacaaaaatcaatattttgGCATCGCTATCGGTATTTATGATACCTGAAATCTCAGCGGTTTTACTATGTGCTGGCTTGCAATTCGCAATGTGGACAACTCATCAAACGGCCTTATCGATCGTGCTAAGTAAGAATTACCATTTGTCCGTTGCAAAGATTGGATTATGCTTTCTACCTGCAGGTATATGCACTTTGATTAGTGTTGTCACATCTGGAAGGTATTTGAACTGGAGTTACGAGAGAAATATAGTGAAACATCGTGAATGGATCAAAACGGAAGAAGCCAAATTCATGACGGAGCATAAAATTGACATTCAAGAAGCGAGGAAATTGATGGAAGGCGACTTCCGTTACActttcaacatcttcaaGGCACGACTGCAGCCAGCATTAGTAACAATACTCATCAGCTGTTGTGGATTCATTTCGTTTGGCTGGTGCATATATGCGCATGCCCCCATAGCCGCCTTACTGTGTTTAAGCGGATTTTCGTCTTTATTTTCGAACTGCATTCTAACCATGTCAGTTACCCTAATTGTGGACCTTTTCCCATCAAAGTCCTCCACAGCGACGGGATGCCTAAATCTCTTTAGATGCATTCTATCAGCAGTGTTTGTTGTCGCTTTAAGCAGAATGGCCGCCTCCATGACCTACGGAGGTGTATTCACATTGATGGGTGGCCTAACGGGTGCCTCATCGTTTGTTTTACTGACCATTATAACACATGGAAAAAAACTGACGTACAAGAGAAGACAACAAGAAAACTTGATTATTGAGAAAAACGCTGAGAGGGCTGCCGCAGCGACAAACTAG